One window of Anaerolineales bacterium genomic DNA carries:
- a CDS encoding HAMP domain-containing protein, with product MMRSLWLKLMGAFLLIVLIGGGIDTYLVSHSTRTQFSQYIDQNGRAFAQQLAPTLAQYYSRQGNWQGVEGLLNNPWGNSMMGDGMGMMDEGSWGIWDGMAMNGEMGMGDSNPWNMMGIRLLLADAQGTIVADGAALDRGKTISSADLAAGVPILVGNQQVGTLLPVYAGTNVSNPAGDFISSVNHSTWLAGVIAAVVALVLGSILFFQIVSPVQKLTNAAQKIAAGDLGQRIPTQSQDEIGTLATAFNQMADSLAQHEELRRNLIADVAHELRTPLTIIQGNLEAMLDGILPTSPEEIATLRDEAAMLTRLVTDLRLLSLAESGQLKLERAKINVVELITRAVEPFRLQAQSSEVQLNLDLASNLPPIEVDVDRMTQVMRNLLGNALRHTPAGGCVTVACQSHKPQELSVTVSDTGEGIPPDDLPYIFDRFYRADKSRSRASGGSGIGLAIVKQLVEAHGGRVWVDSKPGQGATFGFTLLN from the coding sequence ATGATGCGTAGTCTGTGGCTTAAGTTGATGGGCGCTTTTCTGCTGATCGTATTAATCGGCGGCGGGATTGACACGTACCTGGTTAGCCATTCAACGCGGACTCAATTCAGCCAATACATTGATCAAAATGGAAGAGCGTTTGCGCAACAACTTGCGCCGACGCTTGCTCAGTATTACAGCCGACAGGGAAACTGGCAGGGTGTGGAAGGTCTTCTCAATAACCCCTGGGGCAATTCCATGATGGGGGATGGCATGGGGATGATGGATGAGGGAAGTTGGGGCATATGGGACGGCATGGCGATGAACGGCGAAATGGGCATGGGGGACTCCAATCCGTGGAACATGATGGGAATACGCCTTCTGCTTGCCGACGCGCAGGGAACCATCGTTGCAGACGGTGCCGCGCTGGATAGAGGGAAGACCATTTCCTCGGCGGACCTCGCGGCGGGTGTGCCCATTCTGGTAGGAAATCAGCAGGTGGGAACGCTCCTGCCAGTTTATGCAGGGACGAATGTATCCAATCCAGCAGGGGATTTTATTTCATCGGTCAATCATTCCACCTGGCTGGCGGGAGTGATAGCGGCTGTTGTAGCATTAGTCCTTGGCTCGATCTTATTCTTTCAAATTGTTTCCCCTGTGCAGAAGTTGACCAATGCCGCCCAGAAAATCGCGGCTGGAGATTTGGGACAGCGCATTCCCACCCAGTCACAAGATGAGATAGGGACACTGGCAACCGCGTTCAATCAAATGGCGGACTCGCTCGCACAACACGAGGAACTACGCCGCAACTTGATCGCTGATGTCGCCCACGAACTGCGGACTCCCCTTACGATCATCCAGGGAAATCTCGAAGCCATGCTGGACGGCATCCTGCCGACCAGCCCGGAGGAAATTGCAACCCTTCGGGACGAGGCGGCAATGCTGACACGCCTGGTCACGGACTTGCGATTGCTCTCACTGGCTGAATCGGGACAACTGAAACTCGAACGCGCCAAAATCAATGTGGTTGAACTAATAACCCGCGCGGTTGAACCATTCCGCCTTCAGGCGCAATCCAGCGAAGTGCAGCTCAATCTCGACCTCGCTTCCAACCTTCCACCAATTGAAGTGGATGTTGATCGCATGACACAGGTCATGCGGAACTTGCTTGGCAACGCCCTGCGTCACACTCCCGCAGGTGGGTGTGTGACTGTTGCCTGCCAAAGCCATAAACCTCAGGAGTTGTCCGTCACCGTATCCGATACGGGCGAGGGGATTCCGCCTGATGATCTGCCTTATATCTTTGACCGCTTCTACCGCGCCGACAAATCCCGTTCGCGCGCCAGCGGTGGGTCAGGGATCGGGTTGGCTATCGTCAAGCAACTGGTGGAAGCGCATGGCGGCAGAGTGTGGGTGGACAGTAAACCTGGGCAGGGAGCAACATTCGGATTTACACTGCTGAATTGA